From Poecile atricapillus isolate bPoeAtr1 chromosome 13, bPoeAtr1.hap1, whole genome shotgun sequence, one genomic window encodes:
- the GEMIN5 gene encoding gem-associated protein 5 isoform X1, with product MAAETGPGMAVRALPASPNWYSSRCSDASSDGRLFGFAARHRVCLLDVAAAAAPAFYGELIGHTDRISGFAFCHCPGQGRLCASSSDDGSVRIWDSGTLSPVLEYSLHQNAISALHWSPLVKDLIVSGDEKGVIVCYWHNRSDSQQFFPEPRTVFCLTCSPHHENLVAIGYKDGMVVIIDISRKREVVHRLRGHEDEIHCLAWCPVPGEERLPAWQDELQAAPSEEGKVPNGELIQDTATKKGCYLASGSKDQTIRIWSCTRGRSVMTLRLPPTKRRGGAVDPAVKERIWLTVHWPAARPTEIVSSAFGGELLLWNLTQPGKRKWTLLGSSEGQNHSRIVFNLSSVKHQDREFLFSISMDRDVKCWDLSTLDCSWTMPSLGGFVYSLAFSPVDTGCLAIGVGDSMIRVWNTLSMNNIYDVKTFWQSIKSKVTALCWHPTKEGSLAFGTDDGKVGIFDTLSSSAKNKPPQISSTYHKKTVYTLAWGPATPPLIAGEESEQPSVTLYSCAGEGIVFQHNPWKLNGEANDINKVIRDTNSIKHKLPARTEVSWKPDGKLLALGNEDGSIEIFQAPNLKLLCTVQQHHKLINAIRWHHDHGSQPELSYLIASGSINATIYVHNLKNVVENSSENPLMITEPFRTLSGHTAKITSLSWSPHHEGRLVSACYDGTAQVWDVMKEEPLCNYRGHQGRLLSVQWSPVDSDCVYTGADDFSVHKWHISKQEHTRPPQGKKSIELEKKRSIQPKVKAKKKKKPVGKSPGKQDANDAMNGDDSMKEMLLEENGVSDHEEEKEIQEAELADKVSVTVSRDTSSSACDYSSFSLPKPFVTQKAAPVKKDPPKDKPALDASLKKRKPRSILPFSTLMDHRTKEELYQDCLRLAACLKTKDNNEDVSPDLKDCIHLGLFTDRDSLHKMIDMEGKHHLENGHAELFQQLMLWKGDMKGVLQAAAERGELTDQLVAMSPMVGYQAWVWTVEAFAKQLCFQEQYVKAASHLLSIHKVYEAIELLKVNNYYREAIVMAKARLRPEDPVLKDLYTSWAALLEKDGHYSMAAKCYLGASSPYDAVKVLSKKGDVTSLKTAAELALVSGEEELSATLSLRCAQDLLLSRNWVGAQEVLQQHKTLFGQRLVFCLNEVLCRCLSERNPCERKSPVPPCYHSWELNREASFFDMVTEVWQNVLGMDTTEQATCAQEQLCRTEHPPSTSNTHPKQVLFHISHDLALAALSCHLGMWDEAVKSILGAVTRSFDAGNFTLMQEICTIILPKGCDDLRDKLDSTNSQSMDACRSLEGFVAYRLLYDLWWNPPRDSLGLQKAVLDPVLCPSEQTALEESCISGDPSPEETVQNAAEMGENLCSTTEVPKCETQNNSRTDSVDLVDRQSKLKGCQVLLSEEMAALQNTQRDIAEVQETLAEMIRQHQQQRNNLQENTNGNTQGSNLEQSSQTELDKPCSDSNQMNCNDEAKQPVTLPELTKQLLKAKQKLAEFPDNLKVFPFPDVLECCLVLLHLGSQCPPELQEKALALLRKQGSAGVYKKAGRSFLT from the exons AACGCGATCTCAGCGCTGCACTGGTCACCTCTTGTGAAAGATCTGATTGTGTCTGGTGATGAGAAAGGTGTCATTGTTTGTTACTGGCACAACAGAAGTGACAGCCAGCAGTTCTTCCCAGAGCCCCGAACGGTTTTCTGCCTCACCTGTTCTCCTCATCATGAAAATCTGGTGGCCATTGG CTACAAGGATGGCATGGTGGTGATAATTGATATCAGCAGGAAGAGAGAAGTCGTGCACCGGCTGAGAGGCCACGAGGATGAGATCCATTGTCTGGCCtggtgccctgtgcctggggaaGAAAGGTTACCTGCTTGGCAGGATGAGCTCCAGG CAGCTCCTTCAGAGGAAGGCAAGGTTCCAAATGGGGAGCTGATACAGGACACAGCCACGAAGAAAGGTTGTTACCTGGCTTCAGGAAGCAAGGATCAAACCATACGAATATGGAGCTGTACCAGAGGCAGGA GTGTGATGACTCTGAGGCTGCCACCCACCAAGAGAAGAGGTGGAGCCGTGGATCCGGCGGTCAAGGAGCGCATCTGGCTGACGGTGCACTGGCCTGCTGCCCGCCCCACAGAGATTGTGTCCAGTGCCTTTGG AGGAGAACTGCTCCTTTGGAATTTGACCCAGCCTGGGAAACGCAAGTGGACTCTTCTGGGATCTTCAGAAGGACAAAACCACTCCCGAATTGTGTTCAATCTCAGTTCTGTGAAGCACCAAGACAGAGAgttccttttttccatttcaatggACAGAGAT GTGAAATGCTGGGATCTGTCAACTCTGGATTGCAGCTGGACCATGCCCTCCCTTGGAGGATTTGTCTACAGCCTTGCCTTCTCCCCTGTGGACACTGGCTGCCTCGCCATCGGGGTTGGGGACAGCATGATCCGAGTGTGGAATACTTTGTCCATGAACAACATTTATGATGTTAAAACCTTCTGGCAAAGTATAAAGTCCAAGGTTACAGCA TTATGCTGGCATCCAACCAAGGAAGGCTCCTTGGCCTTTGGAACAGATGATGGAAAAGTTGGCATTTTtgacaccttgtccagcag TGCTAAGAATAAGCCACCTCAGATCTCCAGCACCTACCACAAGAAGACAGTGTACACCTTAGCCTGGGGTCCTGCAACTCCTCCTCTGATTGCTG GAGAAGAAAGTGAACAGCCCTCTGTAACTTTATATAGTTGTGCTGGAGAAGGAATTGTTTTCCAACACAATCCCTGGAAGCTTAATGGAGAAGCAAATGACATCAACAAAGTCATCAGAGACACCAATTCAATCAAA CACAAGCTGCCTGCACGTACAGAGGTCAGCTGGAAACCAGATGGCAAACTCCTGGCTCTTGGCAATGAGGATGG CTCAATTGAAATATTTCAGGCACCCAACTTGAAGCTGCTCTGCACCGTCCAACAGCATCACAAGCTGATCAATGCCATTCGTTGGCACCATGATCATGGCAGCCAGCCAGAGCTGAGTTACTTGATAGCTTCAGGCTCCATCAATGCCACCATTTATGTGCATAATCTGAAGAATGTTGTAG agaacTCTTCAGAAAATCCTTTGATGATAACAGAGCCTTTTCGAACTCTGTCTGGGCACACAGCTAAAATCACAAGTCTTTCTTGGAGCCCCCACCACGAGGGAAGATTAGTGTCTGCTTGTTATGATGGCACTGCACAG GTGTGGGATGTGATGAAGGAAGAGCCACTCTGCAACTACCGAGGGCACCAGGGCCGCCTGCTGAGTGTCCAGTGGTCACCAGTGGATTCAGATTGTGTTTATACAGGAGCAGATGATTTTTCTGTTCACAAATGGCACATCTCCAAGCAGGAGCACACACGGCCTCCTCAGG GCAAAAAGAGTATAGAattagagaagaaaagaagtaTACAGCCAAAAGTCAAagccaagaagaagaaaaagcctGTAGGCAAGAGTCCAGGCAAGCAGGATGCAAATGATGCCATGAATGGAGATGACAGcatgaaggaaatgctgctggagGAAAATGGAGTGTCAGaccatgaagaagaaaaagaaattcaggagGCAGAGTTGGCTGATAAAGTCTCTGTGACTG TGTCCAGGGATACATCTTCATCTGCATGTGATTATTCTTCGTTCAGCTTGCCAAAGCCTTTTGTGACCCAGAAAGCTGCTCCTGTGAAAAAGGATCCACCTAAAGATAAACCAG CTCTTGATGCCTCTCTGAAGAAGAGGAAGCCTCGTTCTATTCTGCCCTTCAGCACATTAATGGATCACAGAACAAAGGAGGAATTATATCAGGACTGCTTGAGGCTGGCTGCATGTCTGAAAACTAAAG ATAATAATGAAGATGTGTCCCCTGACCTCAAGGATTGCATCCACCTGGGGCTGTTCACAGACAGGGATTCTCTGCACAAGATGATTGATATGGAAG GAAAGCACCACTTGGAGAATGGGCACGCAGAGCTCTTCCAGCAGCTCATGCTGTGGAAAGGAGACATGAAGGGTGTCctccaggcagctgctgagAGGGGGGAGCTGACAGACCAGCTCGTAGCCATGTCACCCATGG TTGGGTACCAGGCCTGGGTTTGGACAGTGGAAGCCTTTGCCAAGCAGCTGTGTTTTCAGGAGCAATATGTGAAGGCTGCCTCCCATCTCCTGTCCATCCACAAAGTCTATGAGGCTATTGAGCTCCTGAAAGTGAACAATTATTACAG GGAAGCAATTGTAATGGCTAAGGCCAGGCTACGTCCAGAAGATCCAGTTCTGAAGGATCTCTACACcagctgggcagctctgctggagaaGGATGGTCATTATTCCATGGCTGCCAAATG TTATTTGGGAGCTTCCTCACCCTATGATGCGGTTAAAGTGTTGTCAAAAAAGGGGGATGTGACATCTCTTAAAACTGCTGCTGAGCTTGCTCTGGTATCTGGGGAGGAGGAGTTGTCAGCAACTTTGTCTTTGAGATGTGCCCAAGACCTGCTGTTATCCAGGAACTGGGTGGGAGCTCAGGAAGTCCTTCAGCAGCATAAAACTTTATTT GGACAAAGACTTGTTTTCTGCCTGAATGAAGTGCTCTGCAGGTGCCTCAGTGAAAGGAACCCCTGTGAGCGAAAGAGCCCCGTGCCCCCCTGTTACCACAGCTGGGAGCTGAACAGAGAGGCCTCATTTTTTGACATGGTGACAGAAGTGTGGCAGAACGTGCTGGGCATGGACACCACTGAACAAGCCACATGTGCACAGGAGCAGCTTTGCAGGACTGAGCATCCTCCTTCAACCAGCAACACACACCCAAAGCAG GTGCTTTTCCATATCTCCCATGACCTGGCCCTTGCAGCCCTGAGCTGTCACTTGGGTATGTGGGATGAGGCAGTGAAAAGTATTCTTGGGGCTGTGACCCGCAGTTTTGATGCTGGGAATTTCACTCTGATGCAGGAGATTTGCACTATCATCCTTCCAAAGG GCTGTGATGACCTGAGAGACAAACTGGACAGCACAAACTCTCAGAGCATGGATGCCTGCAGGAGTCTGGAGGGCTTTGTGGCTTACAGACTGCTCTATGACCTGTGGTGGAACCCACCCAGAGACTCCCTTGGCCTGCAGAAGGCTGTGTTGGATCCTGTGCTGTGTCCCAGTGAGCAGACAGCTCTTGAGGAGAGCTGTATTTCAGGTGACCCATCCCCTGAGGAAACGGTTCAAAATGCAGCTGAGATGGGTGAAAACCTCTGCAGTACAACTGAAGTCCCTAAGTGTGAGACACAGAACAACTCAAGAACTGACTCTGTTGATTTGGTAGACAGACAGTCAAAACTGAAGGGTTGCCAAGTACTCCTTTCAGAAGAGATGGCTGCCTTGCAGAACACCCAGAGGGACATAGCTGAGGTCCAGGAGACTTTAGCAGAAATGATCCGccagcatcagcagcagaggAACAATCTCCAGGAAAACACAAATGGAAACACCCAGGGAAGCAACTTGGAACAGAGTTCACAGACTGAATTAGACAAACCGTGCTCTGACAGCAACCAGATGAATTG CAACGATGAAGCAAAGCAACCGGTTACACTTCCTGAGCTCacaaagcagcttctgaaagcGAAGCAGAAACTAGCTGAATTCCCAGACAATTTAAAG GTCTTCCCATTCCCTGACGTGCTGGAGTGCTGCCTCGTGCTCCTTCACCTTGGATCCCAGTGTcctcctgagctgcaggaaaaggctCTGGCTCTCCTTAGGAAACAGGGTAGTGCTGGTGTTTACAAAAAGGCTGGCAGGAGCTTCCTGACATGA
- the GEMIN5 gene encoding gem-associated protein 5 isoform X2 — MAAETGPGMAVRALPASPNWYSSRCSDASSDGRLFGFAARHRVCLLDVAAAAAPAFYGELIGHTDRISGFAFCHCPGQGRLCASSSDDGSVRIWDSGTLSPVLEYSLHQNAISALHWSPLVKDLIVSGDEKGVIVCYWHNRSDSQQFFPEPRTVFCLTCSPHHENLVAIGYKDGMVVIIDISRKREVVHRLRGHEDEIHCLAWCPVPGEERLPAWQDELQAPSEEGKVPNGELIQDTATKKGCYLASGSKDQTIRIWSCTRGRSVMTLRLPPTKRRGGAVDPAVKERIWLTVHWPAARPTEIVSSAFGGELLLWNLTQPGKRKWTLLGSSEGQNHSRIVFNLSSVKHQDREFLFSISMDRDVKCWDLSTLDCSWTMPSLGGFVYSLAFSPVDTGCLAIGVGDSMIRVWNTLSMNNIYDVKTFWQSIKSKVTALCWHPTKEGSLAFGTDDGKVGIFDTLSSSAKNKPPQISSTYHKKTVYTLAWGPATPPLIAGEESEQPSVTLYSCAGEGIVFQHNPWKLNGEANDINKVIRDTNSIKHKLPARTEVSWKPDGKLLALGNEDGSIEIFQAPNLKLLCTVQQHHKLINAIRWHHDHGSQPELSYLIASGSINATIYVHNLKNVVENSSENPLMITEPFRTLSGHTAKITSLSWSPHHEGRLVSACYDGTAQVWDVMKEEPLCNYRGHQGRLLSVQWSPVDSDCVYTGADDFSVHKWHISKQEHTRPPQGKKSIELEKKRSIQPKVKAKKKKKPVGKSPGKQDANDAMNGDDSMKEMLLEENGVSDHEEEKEIQEAELADKVSVTVSRDTSSSACDYSSFSLPKPFVTQKAAPVKKDPPKDKPALDASLKKRKPRSILPFSTLMDHRTKEELYQDCLRLAACLKTKDNNEDVSPDLKDCIHLGLFTDRDSLHKMIDMEGKHHLENGHAELFQQLMLWKGDMKGVLQAAAERGELTDQLVAMSPMVGYQAWVWTVEAFAKQLCFQEQYVKAASHLLSIHKVYEAIELLKVNNYYREAIVMAKARLRPEDPVLKDLYTSWAALLEKDGHYSMAAKCYLGASSPYDAVKVLSKKGDVTSLKTAAELALVSGEEELSATLSLRCAQDLLLSRNWVGAQEVLQQHKTLFGQRLVFCLNEVLCRCLSERNPCERKSPVPPCYHSWELNREASFFDMVTEVWQNVLGMDTTEQATCAQEQLCRTEHPPSTSNTHPKQVLFHISHDLALAALSCHLGMWDEAVKSILGAVTRSFDAGNFTLMQEICTIILPKGCDDLRDKLDSTNSQSMDACRSLEGFVAYRLLYDLWWNPPRDSLGLQKAVLDPVLCPSEQTALEESCISGDPSPEETVQNAAEMGENLCSTTEVPKCETQNNSRTDSVDLVDRQSKLKGCQVLLSEEMAALQNTQRDIAEVQETLAEMIRQHQQQRNNLQENTNGNTQGSNLEQSSQTELDKPCSDSNQMNCNDEAKQPVTLPELTKQLLKAKQKLAEFPDNLKVFPFPDVLECCLVLLHLGSQCPPELQEKALALLRKQGSAGVYKKAGRSFLT, encoded by the exons AACGCGATCTCAGCGCTGCACTGGTCACCTCTTGTGAAAGATCTGATTGTGTCTGGTGATGAGAAAGGTGTCATTGTTTGTTACTGGCACAACAGAAGTGACAGCCAGCAGTTCTTCCCAGAGCCCCGAACGGTTTTCTGCCTCACCTGTTCTCCTCATCATGAAAATCTGGTGGCCATTGG CTACAAGGATGGCATGGTGGTGATAATTGATATCAGCAGGAAGAGAGAAGTCGTGCACCGGCTGAGAGGCCACGAGGATGAGATCCATTGTCTGGCCtggtgccctgtgcctggggaaGAAAGGTTACCTGCTTGGCAGGATGAGCTCCAGG CTCCTTCAGAGGAAGGCAAGGTTCCAAATGGGGAGCTGATACAGGACACAGCCACGAAGAAAGGTTGTTACCTGGCTTCAGGAAGCAAGGATCAAACCATACGAATATGGAGCTGTACCAGAGGCAGGA GTGTGATGACTCTGAGGCTGCCACCCACCAAGAGAAGAGGTGGAGCCGTGGATCCGGCGGTCAAGGAGCGCATCTGGCTGACGGTGCACTGGCCTGCTGCCCGCCCCACAGAGATTGTGTCCAGTGCCTTTGG AGGAGAACTGCTCCTTTGGAATTTGACCCAGCCTGGGAAACGCAAGTGGACTCTTCTGGGATCTTCAGAAGGACAAAACCACTCCCGAATTGTGTTCAATCTCAGTTCTGTGAAGCACCAAGACAGAGAgttccttttttccatttcaatggACAGAGAT GTGAAATGCTGGGATCTGTCAACTCTGGATTGCAGCTGGACCATGCCCTCCCTTGGAGGATTTGTCTACAGCCTTGCCTTCTCCCCTGTGGACACTGGCTGCCTCGCCATCGGGGTTGGGGACAGCATGATCCGAGTGTGGAATACTTTGTCCATGAACAACATTTATGATGTTAAAACCTTCTGGCAAAGTATAAAGTCCAAGGTTACAGCA TTATGCTGGCATCCAACCAAGGAAGGCTCCTTGGCCTTTGGAACAGATGATGGAAAAGTTGGCATTTTtgacaccttgtccagcag TGCTAAGAATAAGCCACCTCAGATCTCCAGCACCTACCACAAGAAGACAGTGTACACCTTAGCCTGGGGTCCTGCAACTCCTCCTCTGATTGCTG GAGAAGAAAGTGAACAGCCCTCTGTAACTTTATATAGTTGTGCTGGAGAAGGAATTGTTTTCCAACACAATCCCTGGAAGCTTAATGGAGAAGCAAATGACATCAACAAAGTCATCAGAGACACCAATTCAATCAAA CACAAGCTGCCTGCACGTACAGAGGTCAGCTGGAAACCAGATGGCAAACTCCTGGCTCTTGGCAATGAGGATGG CTCAATTGAAATATTTCAGGCACCCAACTTGAAGCTGCTCTGCACCGTCCAACAGCATCACAAGCTGATCAATGCCATTCGTTGGCACCATGATCATGGCAGCCAGCCAGAGCTGAGTTACTTGATAGCTTCAGGCTCCATCAATGCCACCATTTATGTGCATAATCTGAAGAATGTTGTAG agaacTCTTCAGAAAATCCTTTGATGATAACAGAGCCTTTTCGAACTCTGTCTGGGCACACAGCTAAAATCACAAGTCTTTCTTGGAGCCCCCACCACGAGGGAAGATTAGTGTCTGCTTGTTATGATGGCACTGCACAG GTGTGGGATGTGATGAAGGAAGAGCCACTCTGCAACTACCGAGGGCACCAGGGCCGCCTGCTGAGTGTCCAGTGGTCACCAGTGGATTCAGATTGTGTTTATACAGGAGCAGATGATTTTTCTGTTCACAAATGGCACATCTCCAAGCAGGAGCACACACGGCCTCCTCAGG GCAAAAAGAGTATAGAattagagaagaaaagaagtaTACAGCCAAAAGTCAAagccaagaagaagaaaaagcctGTAGGCAAGAGTCCAGGCAAGCAGGATGCAAATGATGCCATGAATGGAGATGACAGcatgaaggaaatgctgctggagGAAAATGGAGTGTCAGaccatgaagaagaaaaagaaattcaggagGCAGAGTTGGCTGATAAAGTCTCTGTGACTG TGTCCAGGGATACATCTTCATCTGCATGTGATTATTCTTCGTTCAGCTTGCCAAAGCCTTTTGTGACCCAGAAAGCTGCTCCTGTGAAAAAGGATCCACCTAAAGATAAACCAG CTCTTGATGCCTCTCTGAAGAAGAGGAAGCCTCGTTCTATTCTGCCCTTCAGCACATTAATGGATCACAGAACAAAGGAGGAATTATATCAGGACTGCTTGAGGCTGGCTGCATGTCTGAAAACTAAAG ATAATAATGAAGATGTGTCCCCTGACCTCAAGGATTGCATCCACCTGGGGCTGTTCACAGACAGGGATTCTCTGCACAAGATGATTGATATGGAAG GAAAGCACCACTTGGAGAATGGGCACGCAGAGCTCTTCCAGCAGCTCATGCTGTGGAAAGGAGACATGAAGGGTGTCctccaggcagctgctgagAGGGGGGAGCTGACAGACCAGCTCGTAGCCATGTCACCCATGG TTGGGTACCAGGCCTGGGTTTGGACAGTGGAAGCCTTTGCCAAGCAGCTGTGTTTTCAGGAGCAATATGTGAAGGCTGCCTCCCATCTCCTGTCCATCCACAAAGTCTATGAGGCTATTGAGCTCCTGAAAGTGAACAATTATTACAG GGAAGCAATTGTAATGGCTAAGGCCAGGCTACGTCCAGAAGATCCAGTTCTGAAGGATCTCTACACcagctgggcagctctgctggagaaGGATGGTCATTATTCCATGGCTGCCAAATG TTATTTGGGAGCTTCCTCACCCTATGATGCGGTTAAAGTGTTGTCAAAAAAGGGGGATGTGACATCTCTTAAAACTGCTGCTGAGCTTGCTCTGGTATCTGGGGAGGAGGAGTTGTCAGCAACTTTGTCTTTGAGATGTGCCCAAGACCTGCTGTTATCCAGGAACTGGGTGGGAGCTCAGGAAGTCCTTCAGCAGCATAAAACTTTATTT GGACAAAGACTTGTTTTCTGCCTGAATGAAGTGCTCTGCAGGTGCCTCAGTGAAAGGAACCCCTGTGAGCGAAAGAGCCCCGTGCCCCCCTGTTACCACAGCTGGGAGCTGAACAGAGAGGCCTCATTTTTTGACATGGTGACAGAAGTGTGGCAGAACGTGCTGGGCATGGACACCACTGAACAAGCCACATGTGCACAGGAGCAGCTTTGCAGGACTGAGCATCCTCCTTCAACCAGCAACACACACCCAAAGCAG GTGCTTTTCCATATCTCCCATGACCTGGCCCTTGCAGCCCTGAGCTGTCACTTGGGTATGTGGGATGAGGCAGTGAAAAGTATTCTTGGGGCTGTGACCCGCAGTTTTGATGCTGGGAATTTCACTCTGATGCAGGAGATTTGCACTATCATCCTTCCAAAGG GCTGTGATGACCTGAGAGACAAACTGGACAGCACAAACTCTCAGAGCATGGATGCCTGCAGGAGTCTGGAGGGCTTTGTGGCTTACAGACTGCTCTATGACCTGTGGTGGAACCCACCCAGAGACTCCCTTGGCCTGCAGAAGGCTGTGTTGGATCCTGTGCTGTGTCCCAGTGAGCAGACAGCTCTTGAGGAGAGCTGTATTTCAGGTGACCCATCCCCTGAGGAAACGGTTCAAAATGCAGCTGAGATGGGTGAAAACCTCTGCAGTACAACTGAAGTCCCTAAGTGTGAGACACAGAACAACTCAAGAACTGACTCTGTTGATTTGGTAGACAGACAGTCAAAACTGAAGGGTTGCCAAGTACTCCTTTCAGAAGAGATGGCTGCCTTGCAGAACACCCAGAGGGACATAGCTGAGGTCCAGGAGACTTTAGCAGAAATGATCCGccagcatcagcagcagaggAACAATCTCCAGGAAAACACAAATGGAAACACCCAGGGAAGCAACTTGGAACAGAGTTCACAGACTGAATTAGACAAACCGTGCTCTGACAGCAACCAGATGAATTG CAACGATGAAGCAAAGCAACCGGTTACACTTCCTGAGCTCacaaagcagcttctgaaagcGAAGCAGAAACTAGCTGAATTCCCAGACAATTTAAAG GTCTTCCCATTCCCTGACGTGCTGGAGTGCTGCCTCGTGCTCCTTCACCTTGGATCCCAGTGTcctcctgagctgcaggaaaaggctCTGGCTCTCCTTAGGAAACAGGGTAGTGCTGGTGTTTACAAAAAGGCTGGCAGGAGCTTCCTGACATGA